The Fructilactobacillus myrtifloralis genome contains a region encoding:
- a CDS encoding THUMP domain-containing class I SAM-dependent RNA methyltransferase: MQTFKLMATCAAGIEAVTATELKQLGYQVEVRNGMVLFTGTVADIIKTNLWLRTADRIKIIVGEFEAQTFDDLFEGTKALPWERLIPMDGQFPVAGRSKKSLLHSVPDVQAITKKAIATKLATFYHRRTRLPETGGLYPLEVRIVKNHVVELLDTTGPSLFKRGYRIAKGEAPLKENMAAALVLLTNWHPETMPFLDPMCGSGTIPIEAAMIARNIAPGSKRSFAFEAWDWISPDLVATARTEAQAAVKEQGALQIQASDVNGEMINHAKVNAEAMGLLHDIQFKQLAVQDFHTDERDGVVVTNPPYGQRLGDQAAATKLYQALGIVFRPLTSWSKYFLTSDLNFEVAYGERATKRRKLYNGQIRTDYFQYWGNNR, translated from the coding sequence ATGCAAACATTTAAACTGATGGCTACCTGTGCGGCGGGAATTGAAGCCGTAACTGCCACGGAATTAAAGCAATTAGGTTATCAAGTCGAGGTTCGCAATGGGATGGTGCTGTTTACCGGAACGGTTGCAGACATCATTAAAACAAACCTCTGGTTACGCACTGCCGATCGGATTAAAATCATCGTCGGTGAATTTGAGGCGCAAACGTTTGATGATTTATTTGAAGGAACAAAAGCATTACCCTGGGAGCGGTTAATTCCGATGGATGGCCAATTTCCGGTGGCCGGTCGGTCGAAAAAATCGCTGTTGCATAGCGTTCCCGACGTGCAAGCCATTACGAAAAAAGCGATTGCCACTAAACTGGCCACTTTTTATCACCGGCGCACGCGCTTACCAGAAACTGGTGGATTATATCCATTAGAAGTGCGGATTGTGAAAAACCACGTCGTAGAACTTTTAGATACTACGGGACCGAGTTTGTTCAAGCGGGGGTACCGGATTGCAAAGGGGGAAGCCCCGTTAAAGGAAAACATGGCCGCAGCGTTAGTGTTGTTAACGAACTGGCATCCGGAGACGATGCCGTTTCTAGATCCAATGTGTGGTTCCGGAACGATTCCGATTGAAGCCGCGATGATTGCTCGCAACATCGCCCCCGGCAGCAAACGGTCCTTTGCATTTGAGGCCTGGGATTGGATTAGTCCCGATCTCGTAGCCACAGCCCGTACCGAAGCCCAAGCTGCCGTAAAAGAGCAAGGGGCGCTCCAGATTCAAGCTTCCGATGTAAATGGTGAAATGATTAATCATGCCAAGGTGAATGCCGAAGCCATGGGGCTGTTACACGACATTCAGTTTAAACAACTCGCCGTCCAGGATTTTCATACGGACGAACGTGATGGCGTGGTCGTTACAAACCCGCCCTACGGACAACGACTAGGGGATCAAGCAGCTGCTACGAAGCTCTACCAGGCGTTGGGAATTGTCTTTCGGCCTTTAACCAGTTGGTCAAAGTACTTCCTTACCAGTGATTTGAACTTTGAAGTAGCCTATGGAGAACGGGCAACCAAACGACGCAAGTTGTATAACGGCCAGATCAGAACGGACTACTTCCAGTACTGGGGGAATAACCGTTAA
- a CDS encoding NAD(P)/FAD-dependent oxidoreductase has product MENGQPNDASCITARSERTTSSTGGITVKEESPTKRIAIIGSGIVGTSAAYFLNHWTNHSEVQVTVFDAGTGQATRAAAGIISPWLSKRRNQKWYHLARAGAEVVAELATTTKMDQLTYAHNGTIITRKNPYQLAELVELAQARKVDAPQMGALVPLSPAQIRQALPMLTKLTTPGLFVGGGSWMDGQRFCQHLLASCNSQLELVNSQAVQLLDEHHLKRGATTQAFDKIIVATGAWTKAVLAALHVEADVRPQKGQLIEIKLAQPTLPKRPVLMPEAEADLIPVAPDRLIVGATHDDEAGFDLTTTTQATTELLATAQRFMSGISRKNVILERVGTRAYTPDYGPFVGSVPAHPDVLVGTGLGSSGLTTGPLVGKLLAKLALNQPVDLAYYSKPVTNYLRSE; this is encoded by the coding sequence ATGGAGAACGGGCAACCAAACGACGCAAGTTGTATAACGGCCAGATCAGAACGGACTACTTCCAGTACTGGGGGAATAACCGTTAAGGAGGAATCGCCTACGAAACGCATTGCAATTATTGGGAGTGGCATCGTTGGAACTAGTGCAGCGTACTTTTTAAACCACTGGACGAATCATTCCGAGGTTCAAGTAACTGTTTTTGATGCAGGAACCGGGCAAGCTACCCGGGCTGCAGCGGGGATTATTTCACCCTGGCTGTCCAAACGACGCAATCAGAAGTGGTACCACCTTGCGCGGGCGGGAGCAGAAGTCGTTGCTGAGTTGGCAACGACCACAAAGATGGATCAGTTAACCTACGCCCACAATGGCACCATCATTACTAGAAAGAATCCCTACCAACTAGCAGAATTAGTGGAACTTGCGCAGGCCCGCAAGGTTGATGCTCCGCAAATGGGCGCACTAGTGCCACTTAGTCCTGCCCAAATCCGACAAGCACTCCCAATGTTAACGAAGCTCACTACCCCGGGGTTATTTGTGGGGGGTGGCAGTTGGATGGATGGCCAACGATTTTGCCAGCACCTGTTGGCTAGTTGTAATTCACAATTAGAGCTAGTTAATTCCCAAGCGGTCCAGTTACTAGATGAGCACCACTTAAAGCGTGGCGCGACCACGCAGGCTTTTGATAAAATCATTGTGGCAACGGGGGCCTGGACGAAAGCGGTCTTAGCTGCTTTGCACGTGGAAGCGGACGTTCGGCCGCAAAAGGGTCAATTAATTGAAATAAAATTAGCCCAACCAACTTTACCGAAGCGCCCCGTTTTAATGCCCGAAGCAGAAGCAGACTTGATTCCAGTTGCACCAGACCGGCTAATCGTGGGCGCAACCCATGATGATGAGGCCGGGTTTGACCTCACGACCACCACGCAAGCAACTACCGAGCTACTTGCCACGGCGCAACGGTTCATGAGCGGAATTAGTCGGAAAAATGTTATTCTAGAAAGGGTTGGCACCCGGGCGTACACACCTGATTACGGCCCGTTTGTAGGCTCCGTTCCCGCGCATCCCGATGTCTTAGTGGGCACGGGCTTAGGTTCGTCGGGGTTAACGACCGGGCCGTTGGTCGGAAAGTTGCTAGCAAAGCTGGCACTAAACCAACCAGTCGACCTTGCTTATTACAGTAAACCAGTCACTAATTATTTACGTTCTGAGTGA
- a CDS encoding ribonuclease HI family protein, which yields MYIKLYSDAAERPQTQASSAGILMIVDHKQYQVKRLLTATDNHEAEFQACILAFSTLTAKLTRAELATTVVNYYTDSKIVSDSLHKNYAKHYQHYVDQIHQLQAPFSLVFVNWIPEQQNKGAHQLALQALHHSERK from the coding sequence ATGTACATAAAACTATATTCTGATGCCGCGGAACGGCCTCAAACGCAGGCCAGTAGTGCCGGTATTTTAATGATTGTAGATCACAAACAATATCAGGTAAAACGCTTGCTAACTGCAACTGATAATCATGAGGCCGAATTTCAAGCTTGCATCCTCGCGTTTAGCACTTTAACCGCTAAACTAACGCGGGCTGAATTAGCCACAACGGTCGTTAACTACTACACGGACAGTAAAATCGTTTCCGATAGTCTGCATAAAAATTATGCAAAACACTATCAACACTACGTTGATCAGATTCATCAGTTACAAGCACCATTTTCCCTTGTGTTTGTGAATTGGATCCCAGAACAACAAAATAAAGGCGCCCACCAGTTAGCCCTTCAAGCCCTGCATCACTCAGAACGTAAATAA
- a CDS encoding EbsA family protein, with product MITQKRKFLYQPQPTTSVICWSWTVIVLLVGVIIWLEITQFQNITLAFFIAFAGLTWIQIYFRKLLVWSDTIEIRQVLNPFGKQLSLQSISRVQAHRNSIAFNAGGRRYKFLLPANSVIELQELLGQFGKQEDDHAS from the coding sequence ATGATAACGCAGAAAAGAAAATTTTTATATCAACCGCAACCGACGACTAGCGTCATTTGCTGGAGTTGGACCGTCATTGTTTTGTTGGTGGGAGTCATTATCTGGCTAGAAATTACCCAATTTCAAAACATTACGTTGGCCTTTTTCATTGCCTTTGCGGGTTTAACTTGGATCCAAATTTACTTTCGTAAGTTGTTGGTTTGGTCAGATACAATTGAGATCCGCCAGGTTTTAAATCCCTTTGGCAAACAGTTGAGTTTACAATCGATTTCACGGGTCCAAGCTCATCGCAATAGCATCGCCTTTAATGCGGGCGGGCGGCGGTATAAATTCCTCTTACCGGCGAACTCGGTAATTGAGCTCCAAGAATTATTGGGTCAATTCGGAAAACAGGAGGACGACCATGCGAGCTAA
- the lspA gene encoding signal peptidase II: MRAKAGVRNLLLTLAGILGLILLDQLVKHWVRGHITVGGHRTVISGLLSLTNLTNSGAAWSFLAGNSWIFVIIAVGAIGVFGWFLFQSRSEPGLLVAVGLMFAGTAGNLIDRLQWGAVTDFIQLDFLQFPIFNLADCYLTIGVILLLLHLLVKEN, translated from the coding sequence ATGCGAGCTAAAGCGGGGGTCCGCAACCTGCTCTTAACGCTGGCGGGGATTTTGGGCCTCATTTTACTTGATCAGTTAGTTAAACACTGGGTTCGTGGTCACATTACCGTGGGCGGACACCGAACCGTCATTTCCGGGCTACTTTCTCTCACTAATCTAACTAATTCTGGAGCAGCCTGGAGTTTTTTGGCGGGTAATTCCTGGATATTTGTAATCATTGCGGTCGGAGCAATTGGGGTGTTTGGATGGTTCCTCTTTCAAAGTCGGTCGGAACCGGGCTTGTTAGTGGCAGTGGGCCTAATGTTTGCTGGAACGGCTGGCAATTTAATCGATCGGTTACAGTGGGGCGCAGTCACTGATTTTATTCAGTTAGATTTTCTGCAATTTCCCATCTTTAACCTAGCAGATTGTTATTTAACCATTGGCGTTATTTTACTGTTACTGCACTTGCTCGTAAAGGAGAACTAA
- a CDS encoding RluA family pseudouridine synthase, with protein sequence METRQFTVEQPTERLDKLIAEHFPDLSRSRVVKLIKNGAVVVNHQVEKPKYQPHVHDEITITIPTPQKLDLEPEALPLDVVYEDDQVLVVNKPQGMVVHPAPGHPNHTLVNALLAHTNLATINGTIRPGIVHRIDKDTSGLLMVAKTDVAQQSLTQQLKEKSSRRKYLALVHGQIKEPAGTISAPVGRSPKDRKKQAVVANGRSAVTHFKVLERFGSDYTLVECQLETGRTHQIRVHMQYINHPLVGDPLYGPKKTIKGHGQFLHAAELGFQHPTTGAELDFTSPVPPIFQATLTTLKKKYSTSHSEEDISHEQ encoded by the coding sequence ATGGAAACACGGCAGTTTACCGTCGAACAGCCTACGGAGCGTTTGGATAAACTAATTGCGGAGCACTTTCCGGATTTAAGTCGCTCACGAGTGGTCAAGCTCATTAAAAACGGAGCTGTTGTAGTGAACCACCAGGTGGAAAAACCGAAGTATCAGCCACACGTGCACGATGAGATTACCATTACGATTCCGACACCGCAGAAGTTGGACTTGGAACCAGAAGCGCTTCCCCTCGATGTTGTTTATGAAGATGACCAAGTGCTGGTCGTTAACAAACCGCAGGGCATGGTGGTCCATCCGGCTCCGGGGCATCCGAACCATACGCTGGTGAATGCGCTGTTGGCCCATACTAACTTGGCCACCATTAATGGCACCATTCGTCCGGGCATTGTGCACCGAATTGATAAGGACACTTCCGGGCTTTTGATGGTAGCCAAAACGGACGTCGCCCAACAATCATTGACCCAGCAACTAAAGGAAAAGAGCAGTCGGCGTAAGTACCTCGCCCTGGTGCACGGGCAGATTAAGGAGCCGGCCGGAACAATCTCAGCTCCAGTGGGACGTTCCCCCAAGGACCGCAAGAAGCAGGCGGTGGTTGCAAATGGTCGGTCCGCGGTGACCCACTTTAAAGTGCTGGAACGCTTTGGGAGTGACTACACCCTCGTTGAGTGTCAGTTAGAAACGGGACGGACCCATCAAATTCGGGTTCACATGCAGTACATCAACCATCCACTTGTCGGGGATCCATTGTACGGACCCAAGAAAACCATCAAGGGGCACGGTCAGTTTTTGCACGCTGCCGAATTAGGCTTTCAGCACCCCACGACGGGTGCGGAATTAGATTTTACCAGTCCCGTTCCGCCGATTTTTCAAGCAACCCTAACCACGTTAAAAAAGAAGTATAGTACTTCGCATTCAGAGGAGGACATTTCGCATGAACAATGA
- the pyrR gene encoding bifunctional pyr operon transcriptional regulator/uracil phosphoribosyltransferase PyrR → MNNEKVVLDSMSMQRALTRITYEIIEKNKGVQNLVLIGIKTRGVYLANRIANRLKKLENTDVPVISLDITKYRDDQTTKLTDQTVAENVVPIDNQNVVLVDDVLFTGRTVRAALGAINEIGRPKRINLAVLVDRGHRELPIRADFVGKNIPSSKHETIKVLVSEIDDRDGVEIKQK, encoded by the coding sequence ATGAACAATGAAAAAGTTGTCTTAGATAGTATGTCAATGCAACGAGCTTTGACCCGGATTACGTATGAAATTATCGAAAAAAACAAGGGCGTTCAGAACCTGGTGTTGATCGGGATCAAAACGAGAGGGGTTTACCTCGCGAACCGAATTGCCAATCGGTTGAAGAAACTCGAAAATACCGATGTTCCGGTGATTTCCTTGGACATTACTAAGTATCGGGACGACCAAACTACGAAACTGACCGATCAGACGGTGGCCGAAAACGTGGTGCCAATTGACAATCAAAATGTAGTACTCGTCGATGACGTTCTCTTTACCGGCCGGACCGTACGGGCAGCGCTTGGTGCCATTAACGAAATTGGCCGGCCCAAACGAATTAATCTGGCGGTCTTAGTGGATCGGGGACACCGGGAACTTCCGATTCGAGCTGATTTTGTGGGCAAGAACATCCCGAGTTCCAAGCACGAAACCATTAAAGTATTAGTTTCTGAAATTGATGATCGCGACGGAGTGGAAATCAAACAAAAGTAG
- a CDS encoding carbamoyl phosphate synthase small subunit: protein MVKRYLLLDDGTSFAGEAFGDLTSTTGELAVNTNLNYYQEALTDPTYHNQIVTFLQPSIGNIGINPKNYESILTSAKGIVVHQSENISFSQLKDLSLDSFLKERHIPGICQIDTRQLQKHVREHDIKKASIVNTNDAHAFDQLQAAVLSNQQIQAVATPKPYLVPGSGVTIVVIDFGLRESIIRQLAKLNCNMIVVPWNTSFAEMKNLDPEGVVLSSGPGSPAEIDAEVIENIQTIQRHLPLFGIGLGHELIAIANGAKVARMSIGNYGSNHPVRKIITNELIYPNQSQDYAIVTDSIASDKLIVTYKDLINGTIQGIRSRDYPTFSVQFSPDGSGGMVDGFDLFEEFVESILAHRRMAHEAH from the coding sequence ATGGTAAAACGCTATTTATTGCTCGACGATGGGACGTCCTTTGCCGGCGAGGCATTCGGAGACTTAACCAGTACCACGGGTGAATTAGCCGTCAATACGAACTTGAACTATTATCAAGAAGCACTAACTGATCCAACTTATCACAACCAGATTGTGACCTTTTTACAGCCCTCGATTGGCAACATTGGGATTAACCCCAAAAACTATGAATCCATTTTAACTTCGGCCAAGGGAATCGTGGTTCATCAGAGTGAGAACATTTCTTTTTCCCAACTAAAAGACTTATCGTTAGATTCCTTTTTAAAGGAACGCCACATTCCGGGAATTTGCCAAATTGATACCCGCCAGTTACAAAAACACGTTCGCGAGCACGATATCAAAAAAGCTAGCATCGTGAATACGAACGATGCGCACGCGTTTGACCAGTTGCAGGCGGCCGTGCTTAGTAACCAACAAATCCAAGCGGTTGCCACCCCGAAACCATACTTAGTTCCCGGCAGCGGGGTCACGATTGTCGTGATTGATTTTGGGCTTCGTGAGTCCATCATCCGGCAGTTGGCCAAACTTAACTGTAATATGATCGTAGTGCCGTGGAACACGAGCTTTGCGGAAATGAAAAATCTAGATCCCGAGGGGGTCGTATTATCGTCTGGTCCGGGCTCGCCAGCAGAAATTGATGCGGAAGTGATTGAAAACATTCAAACCATCCAACGGCATTTACCGTTGTTTGGGATTGGACTGGGTCACGAATTAATTGCCATTGCCAATGGGGCTAAAGTGGCCCGCATGTCCATCGGGAACTACGGAAGCAATCATCCCGTTCGCAAAATCATTACTAACGAATTGATTTATCCTAACCAGTCCCAGGACTATGCCATTGTGACTGACTCCATCGCTTCCGATAAGTTAATTGTTACTTACAAGGATTTAATTAACGGGACGATTCAGGGGATCAGAAGTCGTGATTATCCGACGTTCTCCGTCCAGTTTTCTCCGGACGGATCTGGTGGCATGGTTGATGGGTTTGACCTATTTGAAGAATTTGTTGAAAGCATTCTCGCACACAGGAGGATGGCACATGAAGCACATTAA
- a CDS encoding ATP-grasp domain-containing protein → MKHIKKILIIGGGPSDIDHESEQDSAAFQAISAWQRLGIETFVIDNNPYSLLLQETNDDHTFVQSLTAKNVARILKTHHIDGITPIFGTKAALTVVQRLMKNQVLQTLQVQLLGLNATNLNLFGTEAEASEQNTALANRLAENNIPIVASRIISDFSELRNNLEKIQFPISVKPLSTNKKRQRRIFKNMESLNNEIDDLFQESPDQKLSLEREVGNYQEIGIVAIRDVEGNKMLISSLEDMNPVKINATDSVIFTPAQTLNDYYLKRLRSLTFEVLDCLGIKGICHLQFAVNAANDEVYVLKVNPVFNSETALAAKATGYPLAKVVASLLLDIPLTAVELPPRFNPLTTILQPLSDHIVVKMPIWSFDYLDMADNHLGPHAKATGAAIGVGRSAEAALMIGLRSSQPSPQDVLPEYSDLSEDDLIEQLIHPTDQQILILFEAVRRGYSASDLSELTKIDEFFFVIMSNLLAVINQVQTHPCDSQALLMGDRYGFGNGMFCHFWNVDNATIVAMQQELPRSKTYKMIDPTAGEFPEAINSFYGSYEFESDTSQLSNQSALVIGKGRNHLGPNTAADTYTAEMLIQLHKLGYKTIILNNNPNSVSLIPAISDKQYIEPVQLGEILNVIDLEKPKYVFLPGNRHFLIRELQKLQGTFKLIVLPPDQETGTIYQDRADFALDVLVSPQAIIPISTVGFRAQMEGAGNQLEEQTSYYVPYAEQQLDVPRLEQLATAEINRHPLTGLIQVLFTIDSDGNYVVTGITPLRITETIFLNQVTEINWIRVLMQMYTGHFDPEQLRKRLPRINAAGHFAIMQITFPFKHLGINNVPKRRRYEIGAKISFGNSLNDSTDHLLK, encoded by the coding sequence ATGAAGCACATTAAAAAAATCTTGATTATCGGTGGCGGACCATCTGATATTGATCATGAAAGTGAACAGGATTCGGCTGCTTTTCAGGCGATTTCGGCTTGGCAACGGCTGGGAATTGAAACGTTTGTAATTGACAATAACCCTTATTCCTTATTGTTGCAGGAGACAAATGATGACCATACCTTTGTGCAGAGTCTAACGGCCAAAAACGTTGCCCGAATTTTAAAAACGCACCACATTGATGGCATTACGCCGATCTTTGGAACCAAAGCGGCCCTGACGGTCGTCCAGCGGTTGATGAAAAACCAGGTGCTCCAAACGTTACAGGTCCAATTACTCGGGTTGAATGCGACGAACCTCAATTTGTTTGGAACGGAAGCCGAAGCGTCCGAACAAAATACCGCGCTAGCTAATCGACTGGCTGAAAATAACATTCCGATTGTAGCGTCGCGGATTATTAGCGATTTTTCGGAATTGCGGAACAACCTGGAAAAAATTCAGTTTCCGATTTCGGTCAAACCACTAAGTACCAACAAGAAGCGGCAACGCCGGATCTTTAAAAACATGGAAAGTCTTAATAATGAGATTGATGACCTGTTTCAGGAGTCTCCTGATCAGAAACTGTCACTAGAGCGCGAAGTCGGAAATTATCAAGAAATCGGCATTGTCGCGATTCGGGACGTGGAAGGGAATAAGATGTTGATTTCTTCATTGGAAGATATGAATCCGGTGAAGATTAACGCAACCGATTCCGTGATTTTTACCCCGGCCCAAACGCTCAATGATTACTATCTAAAACGGCTCCGGTCGCTTACTTTCGAAGTACTTGATTGTTTAGGAATTAAGGGAATTTGTCACCTTCAATTTGCGGTGAATGCTGCAAATGATGAGGTGTATGTCTTGAAGGTGAACCCGGTCTTTAACTCCGAAACGGCCCTAGCCGCCAAAGCTACCGGGTACCCGTTAGCAAAGGTTGTGGCCTCATTATTGCTTGATATTCCGCTAACCGCGGTGGAACTCCCACCACGCTTTAATCCGTTAACCACCATCTTACAACCGTTAAGTGATCACATCGTTGTCAAAATGCCGATTTGGTCATTTGACTACCTTGATATGGCTGATAATCACCTTGGTCCGCACGCGAAAGCGACGGGCGCGGCCATTGGGGTAGGTCGGAGTGCCGAGGCGGCCTTAATGATTGGCTTACGAAGTTCGCAACCCAGTCCGCAAGATGTTTTACCGGAATATTCTGACCTCAGCGAAGATGACCTGATTGAACAGTTAATTCATCCAACTGATCAACAAATTTTGATTTTGTTTGAAGCCGTGCGACGGGGTTACTCTGCCAGTGACTTGAGTGAGCTCACTAAGATTGACGAATTCTTTTTCGTCATTATGAGCAACCTGTTGGCGGTGATTAACCAGGTACAAACCCATCCTTGTGATTCGCAAGCGTTATTAATGGGAGATCGGTATGGGTTTGGTAATGGGATGTTTTGTCATTTTTGGAACGTTGATAATGCCACAATCGTGGCCATGCAACAAGAATTGCCTCGTTCCAAAACCTATAAAATGATTGATCCCACAGCTGGTGAATTCCCGGAAGCCATTAACTCGTTTTATGGCAGTTATGAGTTTGAAAGTGATACGAGCCAGTTAAGTAACCAAAGTGCGCTGGTAATCGGGAAGGGGCGAAATCACCTCGGTCCGAATACCGCTGCTGACACGTATACGGCTGAGATGTTGATTCAACTGCATAAGTTAGGATACAAAACGATTATTCTCAATAATAACCCGAACTCGGTTTCACTGATTCCTGCAATCAGTGATAAGCAGTACATTGAGCCGGTTCAACTCGGTGAGATTTTAAATGTGATTGATCTGGAAAAACCCAAGTACGTATTTTTGCCTGGGAATCGTCACTTTTTAATTCGCGAACTACAAAAGTTACAAGGAACCTTTAAGTTAATCGTATTACCACCAGATCAAGAAACCGGAACGATTTACCAAGACCGAGCTGATTTTGCGCTGGACGTCTTAGTAAGTCCCCAGGCTATTATTCCCATCTCGACGGTTGGTTTTCGTGCTCAAATGGAGGGGGCTGGGAACCAACTGGAGGAACAAACGAGCTATTACGTGCCGTATGCAGAGCAGCAACTCGACGTGCCGCGGTTGGAACAGTTAGCAACTGCTGAAATTAACAGGCATCCGTTAACCGGACTAATTCAAGTTCTCTTTACAATTGACTCCGACGGTAACTACGTGGTTACGGGGATAACCCCGTTACGAATTACGGAGACCATTTTCCTAAATCAAGTGACAGAAATTAATTGGATTCGGGTGTTAATGCAAATGTACACTGGTCATTTTGATCCGGAACAGTTACGGAAACGGCTTCCCCGAATCAATGCAGCAGGGCACTTTGCCATCATGCAGATTACATTTCCGTTCAAGCATTTGGGGATTAACAACGTCCCCAAACGCCGACGGTATGAGATTGGTGCTAAAATTTCGTTTGGAAATAGTCTGAATGATTCTACCGATCACCTCTTAAAATAA